A genomic window from Brevibacillus agri includes:
- a CDS encoding YtnP family quorum-quenching lactonase: MAGNEWQVGELQLAWLKGGLTQLDGGAMFGVVPKPLWSKRYPPNDLNQIPLRADPILVQAFGKRILIESGIGKDRLTEKQKRNFGLVEESQVQEGLAAKGLTPADIDIVIMTHMHYDHANGLVSVRDGQLFSTFPNAVIYVQEQEWAEMREPNIRSRNTYWEDNWRPIESQVQTYGATFEVVPGITLHHTGGHSQGHAIVRMESQGHLLLHLADIMPTHAHQNPLWVMAYDDYPMTSIFAKEEWIHGGIRQEAWFTFYHDNVYRAVKWNDKGELIDYRKIVE, from the coding sequence TTGGCAGGTAACGAATGGCAAGTAGGCGAGCTGCAATTGGCATGGCTCAAAGGCGGTCTGACACAGCTCGATGGAGGCGCGATGTTTGGGGTGGTTCCCAAGCCGCTCTGGAGCAAACGCTACCCTCCGAACGATTTGAACCAGATTCCGCTGCGAGCGGACCCGATTTTGGTACAAGCTTTCGGAAAACGCATCCTGATCGAGTCCGGTATCGGCAAAGACCGACTGACGGAGAAGCAGAAGCGCAACTTTGGGCTGGTGGAAGAATCGCAAGTCCAGGAAGGGCTGGCGGCAAAAGGCTTGACGCCTGCTGACATCGACATCGTCATCATGACGCACATGCACTACGATCATGCGAATGGCCTCGTCTCGGTGCGGGACGGCCAGCTTTTTTCCACGTTTCCGAACGCAGTGATCTACGTACAGGAGCAGGAGTGGGCCGAGATGCGAGAGCCCAACATCCGTTCGCGCAATACATACTGGGAGGACAACTGGCGTCCCATCGAGTCGCAGGTGCAGACGTACGGCGCCACTTTCGAGGTCGTTCCCGGCATTACCCTGCACCACACAGGCGGCCACAGCCAGGGACATGCCATCGTCCGCATGGAAAGCCAAGGCCACCTGTTGTTGCACCTCGCCGATATCATGCCGACGCACGCCCACCAAAATCCGCTGTGGGTCATGGCTTACGACGACTACCCGATGACCTCGATCTTCGCCAAGGAAGAATGGATTCACGGCGGCATCCGCCAAGAGGCGTGGTTCACCTTTTACCACGATAATGTCTACCGGGCCGTGAAGTGGAACGACAAGGGAGAACTTATTGATTATAGAAAGATTGTAGAGTAA